A region from the uncultured Bacteroides sp. genome encodes:
- a CDS encoding NAD-dependent deacylase, producing MKKIVVLSGAGMSAESGMSTFRDAGGLWDKYPVEQVATPEGYRRNPELVIRFYNDRRKQLLEVKPNNGHKLLAEMETSFNVTVITQNVDNLHERAGSNHVIHLHGELTKVCSSYDPGNEQYVKELKPEEYEVKMGDLAADGSQLRPFIVWFGEAVPQIETAIRYTEKADVFVIIGTSMNVYPAAGLLNYVPRNAEIYLIDPKEVQIGSSRTIHVIQKGASEGVAELLSRLRE from the coding sequence GTGAAAAAGATAGTTGTATTGTCCGGTGCCGGCATGAGTGCGGAAAGTGGAATGAGTACCTTTCGGGACGCCGGTGGGTTATGGGACAAATATCCTGTTGAACAGGTTGCTACACCCGAAGGATATCGGCGCAATCCCGAATTGGTTATCCGTTTTTATAATGATCGTCGCAAGCAGCTGTTAGAAGTGAAGCCCAATAACGGGCACAAACTACTCGCTGAAATGGAAACATCTTTTAATGTTACGGTTATTACTCAAAACGTAGACAATCTGCACGAAAGGGCTGGCAGTAATCACGTAATTCATCTGCATGGAGAGCTTACAAAAGTCTGCTCCAGCTATGATCCGGGCAACGAACAATATGTTAAAGAACTAAAACCGGAAGAGTATGAAGTGAAGATGGGAGATCTGGCAGCAGACGGTTCACAACTCCGTCCTTTTATTGTATGGTTTGGTGAAGCGGTTCCTCAAATCGAAACGGCAATACGCTATACAGAAAAAGCAGATGTTTTTGTTATAATCGGGACTTCCATGAACGTTTATCCTGCAGCCGGATTGCTTAACTATGTTCCCCGTAATGCCGAGATCTACCTCATTGATCCCAAAGAGGTACAAATAGGCAGTTCCCGCACCATACATGTCATTCAGAAAGGAGCTTCCGAAGGAGTAGCCGAGTTATTGTCCCGCCTTCGTGAGTAA
- a CDS encoding FKBP-type peptidyl-prolyl cis-trans isomerase has protein sequence MDKFSYAIGLGIGQNLLGMGANSISVEDFTQAIKDVLEGNKTAISHDEARVIVNKYFAELEESMGSASIEQSKAFLEENKKKANVVTLPSGLQYEIITEGKGKLAKATDQVKCHYEGTLIDGTLFDSSVKRGQPAVFGVNQVIQGWVEALQLMPEGSKWKLYIPSDLGYGAQGAGEMIPPHSTLIFEVELIQVL, from the coding sequence ATGGATAAATTTAGCTATGCAATTGGCCTGGGAATTGGTCAAAACTTACTAGGAATGGGTGCTAACAGCATCTCAGTAGAAGATTTTACTCAGGCGATAAAAGATGTGCTTGAAGGAAACAAAACAGCCATCAGTCACGATGAAGCTCGTGTAATAGTGAACAAATATTTCGCCGAACTGGAAGAAAGTATGGGCAGTGCCAGCATAGAGCAGAGTAAGGCCTTTTTAGAAGAGAATAAGAAAAAGGCCAATGTTGTTACTTTGCCCAGCGGTTTGCAATACGAAATAATAACAGAAGGAAAAGGTAAATTAGCCAAAGCAACCGATCAGGTTAAATGCCATTACGAGGGTACATTGATTGATGGAACTCTCTTTGATAGTTCGGTAAAACGTGGGCAACCGGCTGTGTTTGGTGTTAATCAGGTTATACAGGGATGGGTTGAAGCTCTACAACTAATGCCCGAAGGGTCTAAGTGGAAATTATATATTCCGTCCGATTTGGGATATGGTGCTCAGGGAGCCGGTGAAATGATTCCTCCTCACAGCACACTGATTTTTGAAGTTGAATTAATTCAAGTACTATAA
- a CDS encoding FKBP-type peptidyl-prolyl cis-trans isomerase, translating into MKKVSILMAIAVATSLASCTAQSPKANLKSDIDSLSYSLGMSQTQGLKQYLVGRMDVDTTYMNEFIKGLNEGATKTSKKDVAYLAGLQIGQQISNQMMKGINHELFGEDSTQTISKDNFIAGFVAGTLEKGGLMSMEKAQQYTQAKMEVIKNKAMETKYAANKAAGVKFLADNKSKEGVVTTPSGLQYKIITKGTGAVPADTCKVKVNYRGTLIDGTEFDSSYSRKEPTTFRANQVIKGWTEALTMMPVGSKWEIYVPQELGYGSRESGKIKPFSTLIFEVELLSIEK; encoded by the coding sequence ATGAAAAAAGTAAGTATTTTAATGGCAATTGCTGTCGCAACTAGTCTTGCTTCTTGTACAGCTCAAAGCCCCAAAGCTAATCTGAAGTCTGATATAGACTCTTTGTCTTATTCTCTAGGAATGTCTCAAACTCAAGGTTTGAAACAATATTTGGTTGGCAGAATGGATGTAGACACTACCTATATGAACGAATTTATCAAAGGGTTGAATGAAGGTGCTACAAAAACAAGTAAGAAAGATGTTGCTTACCTTGCCGGTTTGCAAATCGGTCAGCAGATCAGCAACCAGATGATGAAAGGCATTAACCATGAACTGTTTGGTGAAGATTCTACTCAAACAATAAGCAAAGATAACTTCATCGCAGGTTTCGTTGCCGGAACCCTTGAAAAAGGTGGTTTGATGAGCATGGAAAAGGCTCAGCAATATACTCAGGCAAAGATGGAAGTAATCAAGAATAAAGCTATGGAAACTAAATATGCTGCAAATAAAGCTGCCGGCGTAAAGTTCCTTGCAGATAATAAATCAAAAGAAGGTGTTGTAACAACTCCTAGCGGTTTGCAATATAAAATCATCACTAAAGGAACCGGCGCTGTTCCTGCTGACACTTGCAAAGTGAAAGTAAACTATAGAGGTACATTGATTGACGGAACAGAATTTGATAGCTCATATAGCCGTAAAGAACCGACTACTTTCCGTGCTAATCAGGTAATTAAAGGATGGACAGAAGCTTTGACTATGATGCCTGTTGGTTCTAAATGGGAAATTTATGTTCCTCAGGAATTAGGATATGGATCAAGAGAATCCGGTAAGATCAAACCATTCTCTACGCTTATCTTTGAAGTAGAATTGTTGAGTATCGAAAAGTAA
- a CDS encoding Lrp/AsnC ligand binding domain-containing protein has protein sequence MEKIDNLDRQILEIISQNARIPFKDVAAECGVSRAAIHQRVQRLIDLGVIVGSGYHVNPKSLGYRTCTYVGIKLEKGSMYKTVVAELQKIPEIVECHFTTGPYTMLTKVYACDNEHLMELLNNRMQEIPGVTATETLISLEQSIKKEIPIRIDK, from the coding sequence ATGGAGAAAATAGACAACCTTGACAGGCAGATTCTGGAAATCATTTCTCAGAATGCTCGTATTCCTTTTAAAGACGTGGCTGCTGAATGTGGTGTTTCGAGGGCTGCTATTCACCAGCGTGTTCAGAGACTCATCGACTTAGGGGTAATCGTAGGCTCTGGTTATCATGTTAACCCCAAGTCTCTTGGATACAGAACTTGCACTTATGTAGGTATAAAATTGGAAAAGGGTTCTATGTATAAAACTGTAGTGGCTGAGCTGCAAAAGATTCCTGAAATTGTAGAATGTCACTTTACAACGGGACCTTACACCATGCTTACTAAAGTATATGCTTGTGATAACGAGCACCTGATGGAGTTGCTTAACAATAGAATGCAGGAGATTCCGGGTGTCACAGCTACAGAGACGTTGATTTCTCTGGAACAAAGCATCAAGAAGGAAATTCCTATTCGCATTGATAAATAA
- a CDS encoding DUF4491 family protein, giving the protein MEFLNEYHLSGLVIGICTFLIIGLFHPVVVKAEYYWGTKCWWIFLVLGIAGVVASLSTDDILLSSLLGVFAFSSFWTIKEVFDQEGRVKKGWFPKNPKRTYKF; this is encoded by the coding sequence ATGGAATTCTTAAATGAATATCACCTTTCGGGGCTTGTAATAGGTATTTGCACCTTTTTGATAATAGGGCTGTTCCATCCGGTGGTGGTTAAAGCAGAATATTACTGGGGCACAAAGTGCTGGTGGATATTCTTGGTACTGGGAATAGCAGGTGTTGTTGCATCACTAAGCACAGACGATATATTATTGTCTTCACTGCTGGGCGTATTTGCTTTTTCATCTTTCTGGACTATCAAAGAAGTCTTTGATCAAGAAGGCCGAGTAAAAAAGGGTTGGTTCCCTAAGAACCCCAAACGGACCTATAAATTTTGA
- a CDS encoding MarR family winged helix-turn-helix transcriptional regulator, which produces MDTTKENLIKEPVGRIMGKINKMSLGNIQQNLSYLDIERSFYPLLLIEFGKGKLTQQELAEKLFCDKVQVVRIVDYLSLNGYVERTQSPIDRRKYELNITDKASKVIPDIRNVIQKTSEVALRGLSQEQIDELYAMLRLIETNLLSLKK; this is translated from the coding sequence ATGGACACAACTAAGGAAAACTTGATAAAGGAGCCGGTTGGGCGGATCATGGGGAAAATAAATAAAATGTCCTTAGGTAATATTCAACAGAATCTTTCTTATCTTGACATTGAACGTTCTTTCTATCCTCTCCTGTTAATTGAATTTGGTAAGGGAAAATTAACCCAGCAAGAATTAGCCGAGAAATTATTTTGTGACAAGGTGCAGGTAGTGAGAATAGTCGATTATCTTTCGCTGAATGGTTATGTAGAACGAACACAGAGTCCAATAGACAGGCGAAAATATGAACTCAATATTACTGATAAAGCGAGTAAAGTTATACCCGACATCAGGAATGTTATTCAGAAAACATCAGAGGTTGCTCTAAGAGGTTTATCTCAGGAACAAATAGACGAGCTATATGCCATGCTTAGGTTAATTGAAACAAATCTATTATCATTAAAAAAATGA
- a CDS encoding efflux RND transporter periplasmic adaptor subunit translates to MKRKINLLIAALLILLAAFFLYKGFTKSDNRGRDAKEKSQRKMDAYIVTPSSLVSKITVTGSLLAFDEVDLKNEVAGRIVEVNLPEGKFVKKGTLLVKLFDDDLQATMEKLESQLAIQKRIYERQSELIRVNGISQNDYEQTLLQVNTIKADIAEEKALIRKMEVRAPFDGVIGLRNISVGAVVSPSTLLATIRTSGKLKLDFYVPEKYGAIITPGKNVKFAIYGEGKLYDATVIATERGIDNTTRNLKIRALITTLSEELIPGAFANVQLDLGKNNHALMIPTQAIIPQEGDKSVIVARNGKAHFVTIKTGIREASKIEVTAGLEPGDTIITSGILFLKENSELAYSSITKQP, encoded by the coding sequence ATGAAACGTAAGATAAACCTATTGATTGCTGCCCTACTTATATTGCTAGCAGCTTTTTTCCTCTATAAGGGGTTCACAAAATCAGATAATCGAGGGCGGGATGCGAAAGAAAAATCGCAAAGAAAGATGGATGCATATATTGTGACTCCTTCTTCGCTTGTCTCTAAAATTACCGTAACGGGTTCATTACTCGCTTTCGATGAGGTAGATTTAAAGAATGAGGTAGCCGGGCGGATAGTCGAAGTTAATTTGCCGGAAGGTAAGTTTGTGAAAAAGGGAACGTTGTTGGTGAAACTTTTTGATGACGATTTGCAGGCAACGATGGAAAAGCTGGAATCGCAACTGGCTATTCAAAAACGCATTTATGAAAGGCAAAGCGAATTAATAAGAGTCAATGGTATCAGTCAAAATGACTACGAACAGACCTTATTACAGGTGAACACGATAAAAGCGGATATTGCAGAAGAAAAAGCATTGATTCGCAAAATGGAAGTACGCGCTCCTTTTGACGGAGTAATTGGATTGAGAAATATTAGCGTTGGTGCTGTTGTGAGTCCTTCTACTTTACTAGCTACTATACGCACCAGTGGGAAATTGAAACTTGATTTTTATGTTCCGGAAAAATATGGTGCGATAATCACTCCCGGCAAGAATGTGAAATTTGCAATATACGGCGAAGGCAAACTATACGACGCAACAGTTATAGCAACGGAAAGAGGAATTGATAATACGACACGGAATTTAAAAATAAGGGCATTGATTACCACGTTGTCTGAAGAATTGATTCCGGGAGCTTTTGCCAACGTACAATTGGACCTGGGAAAGAATAATCATGCATTAATGATCCCTACACAAGCTATTATACCACAAGAAGGTGATAAGAGTGTGATTGTGGCCCGAAATGGGAAAGCGCATTTTGTTACGATAAAGACCGGCATACGCGAGGCCTCAAAAATAGAAGTGACAGCAGGTCTTGAACCCGGCGATACGATTATTACATCGGGAATACTTTTCTTAAAAGAAAATTCGGAATTAGCCTATTCCTCCATAACTAAACAACCATGA
- a CDS encoding efflux RND transporter permease subunit, whose protein sequence is MIISDIALKRPIGSIVLSLIIILLGVVGFDFLGIRLYPAIDPPVITVQTTYTGANSEIIESQITEPLEKAINGIEGVKSISSQSSIGSSNITVEFNLGADLEKAANDVRDKVSQASKSLPQDIDAQPTVTKADADSDPIIMLTVQSSTMNAIELSDYTENVLQEKIQTIPGISSVSIYGQQRPSMRLWLNPDKMAAYNLTASDINAALGKENIEMPGGKIRGNATELIIKTKGRLTTEEDFNNLIVKQTDDQVVRLRDIGEASLGPQDEEAGSTINGTVGVVLALIPLPGANDIQIADEFNKRLAQIKQNLPKGMDLSIARDKSIFVRQSVKDVVETLAIAIVLVVLIIFLFFRNWIIALRPLLDIPVSLVGTFFIMYIFGFSINVLTLLGIVLATGLVVDDGIVVTENIFKRIEQGMDKWQAAFEGTREIFFAVISTSLTLAIVFIPVIFLEGFTGRLFREFGIVVASAVLISSFVSLTLTPVLNVLLGGSVSHHSKFYVASEPFFVGMEKGYRRVLSFFILNKWIALSLLGLCLVIIFSLSRSLKSELAPLEDHNYIRTSITAPEGTEFSATQHIIDKIAKISIDSVSASQYVLARYGGGRNSSTNTGTVITFLTDPSARKISQQNVYDKLSKVYSTIADARVIPSQEPTISTSNSRGLPVQFVLQNLDFDKLHKILPRFLDEAQNSPVFSNVDVDLKFNKPELNITVDRLKANSLGVNEEDVSNALDLAYSGSRYGYFLQNNKQYYVVGQVERENRDVPANIASLYVRSGSGEMIQLDNLVKIQENSNPPILYHYNRYKSATVSANLAKGKTLGEGIEEMQRIADKLLDNSFTTALSGSSRDFAESSSNISFALVLALLMIYLILTAQFESFRDPLIIMFTVPMAIAGAMLSLWICGQTLNIFSEIGMILLIGIVTKNGILIVEFANQKRKLGMNRRVAAFEAASARFRPIVMTSLATLFGALPIALALGSGAQSRVPLGIVVVGGLLFSLILTLFIIPVIYMLISSKNKK, encoded by the coding sequence ATGATAATTTCAGATATTGCATTGAAGCGGCCTATCGGTTCGATTGTGCTAAGTTTAATCATCATACTTCTGGGAGTCGTAGGCTTTGACTTTCTGGGAATACGACTTTATCCGGCTATCGACCCGCCTGTTATTACCGTACAAACAACTTATACCGGAGCCAATTCTGAAATTATCGAATCTCAAATAACAGAACCTCTGGAAAAAGCGATCAATGGTATTGAAGGGGTAAAATCCATCTCTTCGCAATCATCGATAGGATCGAGTAATATAACGGTAGAGTTTAATTTGGGGGCCGACTTGGAGAAGGCGGCAAACGATGTGCGTGACAAGGTGTCTCAGGCCAGTAAGAGCCTGCCTCAGGACATTGACGCACAACCTACTGTTACCAAAGCGGATGCAGATAGTGACCCTATTATTATGTTAACCGTTCAGAGTAGCACGATGAATGCTATCGAATTGAGTGACTATACCGAGAATGTGCTGCAAGAGAAAATACAGACAATACCGGGAATCAGTTCCGTATCAATCTACGGGCAGCAAAGACCATCTATGCGCTTATGGTTGAATCCTGATAAAATGGCTGCTTATAATTTGACGGCATCGGATATCAATGCGGCTTTAGGCAAAGAAAACATTGAAATGCCGGGAGGTAAAATACGAGGAAATGCCACAGAACTTATTATAAAAACAAAAGGACGGCTAACGACCGAAGAAGACTTTAATAATCTCATTGTAAAGCAGACGGATGATCAGGTTGTGCGTCTGAGAGATATAGGAGAAGCTTCACTGGGCCCTCAGGACGAAGAGGCTGGTTCGACTATTAACGGAACAGTCGGTGTAGTATTGGCTCTGATTCCTCTTCCCGGTGCAAATGATATTCAGATTGCAGACGAATTTAACAAGCGGTTGGCACAAATTAAACAGAATTTGCCCAAGGGAATGGATTTGAGCATTGCCCGTGACAAATCAATCTTTGTACGACAATCGGTAAAGGACGTAGTGGAAACATTGGCTATTGCCATCGTGCTGGTTGTCCTCATTATTTTCCTCTTTTTCAGAAACTGGATCATCGCATTGCGCCCGTTGCTAGATATCCCTGTTTCGCTGGTCGGGACCTTTTTCATTATGTATATTTTCGGTTTTTCCATTAATGTACTTACCCTGCTTGGCATTGTTTTAGCTACCGGACTGGTGGTGGATGACGGTATTGTGGTGACCGAGAATATCTTTAAACGAATAGAGCAAGGCATGGATAAATGGCAGGCGGCTTTTGAAGGAACGCGGGAAATCTTCTTTGCCGTGATCTCTACTTCGCTTACTCTCGCCATTGTCTTTATTCCGGTAATTTTTCTGGAAGGATTTACCGGCCGGCTATTCCGTGAATTTGGAATTGTAGTGGCCAGTGCAGTATTAATTTCGTCTTTCGTTTCTCTTACGTTAACTCCGGTATTGAATGTTTTACTGGGAGGTTCGGTTTCCCATCATTCTAAATTTTACGTAGCGAGTGAGCCCTTCTTTGTTGGCATGGAAAAGGGATACAGGCGTGTGCTGAGTTTTTTTATTCTTAACAAATGGATCGCGCTTTCTCTTCTGGGACTTTGTTTAGTCATCATATTCTCCTTGTCCCGATCTTTGAAATCTGAATTAGCTCCGCTAGAAGATCATAATTATATAAGAACTTCCATAACGGCTCCCGAAGGAACCGAATTTAGTGCCACTCAACATATAATAGACAAGATTGCTAAGATTAGCATAGATTCTGTTTCCGCCAGCCAGTACGTGCTTGCCCGATATGGCGGAGGAAGAAATTCAAGTACCAATACCGGAACTGTTATTACTTTCTTGACCGATCCTTCGGCAAGAAAGATCTCCCAGCAGAATGTTTATGATAAGTTATCGAAAGTCTATTCCACTATAGCAGATGCGAGAGTTATCCCGAGCCAAGAACCAACAATTTCCACTTCAAATTCAAGAGGATTGCCGGTTCAGTTTGTACTGCAAAATCTTGATTTTGATAAGCTACATAAGATACTGCCCCGTTTTCTGGATGAAGCACAAAACAGCCCGGTATTCAGTAATGTGGATGTGGATTTGAAATTTAATAAACCGGAGTTAAATATTACTGTAGACAGACTAAAAGCGAATAGCCTGGGGGTTAATGAAGAAGATGTGTCGAACGCACTGGATTTAGCCTACAGTGGGAGCCGGTATGGCTATTTCTTGCAAAACAACAAACAATATTATGTTGTGGGGCAAGTAGAAAGAGAGAATAGGGATGTTCCTGCGAATATAGCTTCCCTGTATGTGCGTTCCGGGTCCGGGGAAATGATCCAACTAGACAATTTGGTGAAAATACAGGAGAACAGCAATCCGCCGATACTTTACCATTATAATCGTTATAAATCGGCTACGGTTTCGGCTAACCTGGCTAAAGGGAAAACATTGGGTGAAGGTATTGAAGAGATGCAGAGAATAGCCGATAAATTATTGGATAACTCATTTACGACAGCTCTATCGGGTTCGTCAAGAGATTTTGCGGAGAGTAGTTCCAATATCTCTTTTGCTTTGGTCTTGGCTTTGTTGATGATTTATTTAATCCTGACGGCTCAGTTTGAGAGCTTCCGCGACCCACTGATTATCATGTTTACCGTCCCGATGGCCATTGCAGGTGCTATGCTCTCGCTCTGGATCTGTGGGCAGACGCTGAATATCTTTTCTGAAATAGGAATGATCCTTTTAATTGGTATTGTAACCAAGAATGGCATCCTTATTGTTGAGTTTGCCAATCAAAAGCGTAAGTTGGGCATGAATAGAAGAGTCGCTGCATTCGAAGCCGCTTCTGCTCGCTTCCGCCCCATCGTGATGACTTCATTGGCCACCCTTTTCGGAGCTTTACCTATTGCGTTGGCTCTGGGTTCGGGAGCGCAAAGTCGTGTTCCGCTGGGTATTGTTGTGGTGGGAGGATTACTGTTTTCCTTGATTCTCACCCTATTTATAATCCCGGTGATTTATATGCTTATATCAAGTAAAAACAAAAAATGA
- a CDS encoding TolC family protein encodes MRTLQLFLLLILSATVQAQNVLTLDKAVNIALKNNFDILVSRNDADMDQINNTPGNAGMLPTINLNGSGGYEYNNVYQKNSSGITKYPNQSSTSLNANVELSWTLFDGGKMFVTKNKLNQIQALGELQFQTKVQETMYNVIAAYYDVVRQKQQLSSINEAISYNKERVTIAQTGFNAGTLAKTDLLQAKIDLNVEMESAIDQQNTISESLKTLNSILGEEDPTIKFDISDSIPLQYSPDRDELLRKLNSSNTSILSFQKQIEISQLALKESQKDKLPTLQLNGGYYLSQAINSEGSTLKNRTYGPQIGMTLSIPLYNGGETKRKISIARKEVQSSGYDMENVKLQVNIELENTLTDFDNQRQLFLIEKSNNELAKENLDICLQRLRLGQTTSLEVHQAQESYVQSATRLTNFEYNLKIAETKLKQLTTSL; translated from the coding sequence ATGAGAACACTGCAACTATTTCTTTTATTAATACTGTCGGCCACTGTTCAGGCACAGAATGTATTAACGTTGGATAAGGCTGTAAATATTGCGTTAAAGAATAACTTTGATATATTGGTTAGCCGTAATGATGCCGACATGGATCAAATAAACAACACTCCCGGCAATGCAGGGATGTTACCTACAATCAATTTGAACGGTTCCGGTGGTTATGAATATAATAATGTATACCAGAAAAATTCATCCGGAATAACCAAATACCCCAATCAGTCGAGTACTTCTTTGAATGCTAATGTAGAACTTTCCTGGACTTTGTTTGACGGTGGAAAGATGTTTGTCACTAAAAATAAGCTGAACCAGATTCAGGCACTCGGAGAGCTTCAATTCCAAACCAAAGTACAAGAAACGATGTATAATGTAATTGCCGCTTATTACGATGTAGTGCGGCAAAAACAGCAATTAAGCTCAATAAACGAAGCGATTAGTTACAACAAAGAACGTGTAACCATTGCACAAACGGGATTTAACGCAGGTACACTGGCAAAAACAGATTTGCTTCAAGCGAAAATAGATTTGAATGTAGAGATGGAAAGTGCTATTGACCAGCAAAATACCATTAGTGAGTCGCTAAAGACATTAAATAGTATCTTGGGAGAAGAAGACCCGACTATCAAATTTGATATTTCCGATTCCATCCCTCTTCAATATTCGCCGGACAGGGATGAGTTACTTCGAAAATTAAATTCATCGAATACCAGTATCCTGTCTTTTCAGAAACAAATTGAGATCTCTCAGTTAGCATTGAAAGAAAGTCAGAAAGATAAGCTCCCCACTCTCCAGCTCAACGGAGGATATTATCTGTCACAGGCTATAAATTCGGAAGGGTCTACTTTGAAGAATCGTACTTACGGTCCGCAAATAGGTATGACACTTTCCATCCCTCTTTACAACGGCGGAGAAACGAAACGAAAAATATCCATTGCCCGTAAAGAGGTACAGTCATCGGGTTATGATATGGAAAATGTGAAGTTGCAAGTAAATATCGAATTGGAGAACACACTTACTGATTTTGACAATCAACGGCAACTGTTCCTCATTGAAAAGAGTAACAACGAGCTGGCCAAAGAAAATCTGGATATCTGCTTACAGCGATTGCGCTTGGGGCAAACCACCTCACTTGAAGTACATCAGGCGCAGGAAAGCTATGTACAATCGGCCACTCGTCTTACTAATTTTGAATATAACCTAAAGATTGCCGAAACGAAGCTCAAACAATTAACCACCTCTTTATAG
- a CDS encoding RNA polymerase sigma factor, which produces MNATESEKIEDVYKNERRRLLGYIRKKISDRLDAEDILHDVFYQLTVGFSDIKAIENVTAWLYRVADNRITDLFRKKTAVPFSLIENDDADEDGPISLVEILPALGTSHEEEELKSMIWERIEKTLSELPKEQSSVFIATEFDDVSFKEISEKTGIGVNTLISRKRYAVLALRENLTDLYNLLKE; this is translated from the coding sequence ATGAATGCAACAGAGTCGGAGAAGATTGAAGATGTGTACAAAAACGAGCGGAGACGTCTACTCGGTTATATCAGGAAGAAGATTTCTGATAGGTTAGATGCCGAAGACATTTTGCACGATGTTTTCTATCAACTCACTGTAGGATTCTCGGATATTAAGGCTATTGAGAATGTAACGGCGTGGCTCTATCGGGTTGCCGACAACCGCATCACCGATTTATTCCGAAAGAAGACGGCGGTTCCTTTCAGCCTTATCGAAAATGATGACGCCGACGAAGATGGTCCGATTTCTCTTGTAGAGATACTTCCCGCCTTGGGCACTTCTCACGAAGAGGAAGAACTAAAAAGTATGATATGGGAAAGGATTGAGAAAACCTTATCCGAATTGCCTAAAGAACAAAGTAGTGTGTTTATTGCAACCGAGTTTGACGATGTGAGTTTTAAAGAAATATCCGAGAAAACAGGCATTGGGGTAAATACACTTATTTCCCGAAAGAGATACGCAGTACTGGCTCTGAGGGAGAACTTAACTGATTTATATAACTTATTAAAAGAATAA